A genomic window from Pecten maximus chromosome 6, xPecMax1.1, whole genome shotgun sequence includes:
- the LOC117329981 gene encoding repetin-like, with protein MASLSVVYDAMHKWHVSNVCPLLWVLSRLTRPAKLTAPLSSVRETTHPHIGDSETETTQPHIGDSETETTKPRIGDSETETTQPHIGDSETETTQPHIGDSETETTQPLIGDSVRETTHPHIGDSETETTQPHIGDSVRETTQLHIGDSETESTQPHIGDSVRETTQPHIGDSETETTQPHIGDSVRETTHPHIGDSETETTQPDIGDSETETTQPHIGDSETETTQPHIGESETETTHPHIGDSVRETTHPHIGDSVRETTHPHIGDSVRETTQPHIGDSETETTQPHIGDSETETTQPHIGDSVRETTQPHIGDSETETTQPHIGDSVTETTQPLIGDSVIKQHNPLLVTVKQKQHNHIGDSETETTQPLIGVSVRETTQPHIGDSETETTQPHIGDSETETTQPHIGDSETETTQLHIGDSVRETTQPHIGDSETETTQPLIGDSETETTHPHIGDSERELSSLQYYNLIFLKQ; from the exons ATGGCGAGCTTATCGGTTGTATATGATGCAATGCACAAATGGCATGTATCAAATGTGTGCCCGCTGTTATGGGTATTATCTCGACTAACAAGACCGGCCAAGCTAACGGCACCTTTATCTAG TGTAAGAGAAACAACACATCCCCACATTGGCGACAGtgaaacagaaacaacacaacCCCACATTGGTGACAGTGAAACAGAAACAACAAAACCCCGCATTGGTGACAGtgaaacagaaacaacacaacCCCACATTGGTGACAGtgaaacagaaacaacacaacCCCACATTGGCGACAGtgaaacagaaacaacacaacCCCTTATTGGTGACAGTGTAAGAGAAACAACACATCCGCACATTGGTGACAGtgaaacagaaacaacacaacCCCACATTGGTGACAGTGTAAGAGAAACAACACAACTCCACATTGGTGACAGCGAAACAGAATCAACACAACCCCACATTGGTGACAGTGTAAGAGAAACAACACAACCCCACATTGGTGACAGtgaaacagaaacaacacaacCCCACATTGGCGACAGTGTAAGAGAAACAACACATCCCCACATTGGTGACAGtgaaacagaaacaacacaacCCGACATTGGTGACAGtgaaacagaaacaacacaacCACACATTGGTGACAGtgaaacagaaacaacacaacCCCACATTGGTGAAAGtgaaacagaaacaacacaTCCCCACATTGGCGACAGTGTAAGAGAAACAACACATCCCCACATTGGTGACAGTGTAAGAGAAACAACACATCCCCACATTGGCGACAGTGTAAGAGAAACAACACAACCCCACATTGGTGACAGtgaaacagaaacaacacaacCCCACATTGGTGACAGtgaaacagaaacaacacaacCCCACATTGGTGACAGTGTAAGAGAAACAACACAACCCCACATTGGTGACAGtgaaacagaaacaacacaacCCCACAttggtgacagtgtaacagaAACAACACAACCCCTTATTGGTGACAGTGTAATCAAACAACACAACCCCTTATTGGTGACAGtgaaacagaaacaacacaacCACATTGGCGACAGtgaaacagaaacaacacaacCCCTTATTGGTGTCAGTGTAAGAGAAACAACACAACCCCACATTGGTGACAGtgaaacagaaacaacacaacCCCACATTGGTGACAGtgaaacagaaacaacacaacCCCACATTGGTGACAGtgaaacagaaacaacacaacTCCACATTGGTGACAGTGTAAGAGAAACAACACAACCCCACATTGGCGACAGtgaaacagaaacaacacaacCCCTCATTGGTGACAGtgaaacagaaacaacacaTCCCCACATTGGCGACAGCGAAAGAGAACTGAGTTCTctacaatattataatttaatatttttgaaacaataG